The following coding sequences lie in one Paraburkholderia largidicola genomic window:
- a CDS encoding M91 family zinc metallopeptidase, whose protein sequence is MPSQIRRSGSTSSDHALSAPSVSPDKPAANPASPSKARLPNATLSALSSFSKAVKEKTSRPVVPPTGPMVTTPTKWNGVVIKTRPGDSKAFPGQVHAALDEIASQPAGKQLLQEIGDHQGNDQFGYKVAIMPQASEKRQTLFGRPRTYADGNVTKSASDEKASTPGEGAASSVKWNPQQTVTPDGKRPPFIGLAHEMIHAHNNLKGESSLISKPSGSTANTGAQGPGKIAQQKTSLPADPKIDDENKVVGLGQYADSAAYPLTENTIRQEHGLAPRQTYSGLDE, encoded by the coding sequence ATGCCCAGTCAGATTCGCCGAAGCGGAAGTACGTCAAGCGATCACGCGTTATCAGCGCCGTCCGTATCGCCTGACAAACCGGCAGCCAATCCGGCCAGCCCGTCCAAAGCCAGGCTTCCCAACGCCACATTGAGTGCGTTGTCATCGTTCTCGAAGGCGGTGAAGGAAAAGACAAGCCGTCCAGTTGTCCCGCCGACGGGCCCGATGGTAACGACGCCAACAAAATGGAACGGCGTGGTGATCAAAACGCGTCCCGGCGATTCAAAGGCATTTCCCGGGCAGGTTCACGCGGCGCTGGACGAGATCGCAAGCCAACCGGCGGGCAAACAGTTGCTGCAGGAGATCGGGGACCACCAGGGCAACGACCAGTTTGGGTACAAAGTTGCCATCATGCCCCAGGCCTCGGAGAAGCGGCAGACGTTGTTCGGGCGGCCGCGGACCTATGCGGACGGTAACGTCACCAAATCGGCCAGCGATGAAAAAGCTTCGACACCGGGCGAAGGCGCTGCGTCGTCCGTCAAATGGAACCCGCAGCAAACCGTTACGCCGGACGGCAAGCGGCCACCATTCATCGGGCTCGCTCATGAAATGATCCACGCGCACAACAATCTGAAAGGCGAATCCAGTCTGATTTCGAAACCCTCCGGTTCGACGGCCAATACGGGCGCGCAAGGACCGGGCAAGATTGCCCAGCAAAAGACCTCTCTCCCCGCAGATCCTAAAATCGACGACGAGAATAAAGTGGTCGGTTTAGGACAATATGCCGATAGCGCCGCCTACCCGTTGACTGAAAACACCATTCGCCAGGAGCACGGCCTGGCACCGCGGCAAACGTATTCCGGACTCGACGAATAG
- a CDS encoding response regulator transcription factor, producing MHDDQHLLPSETASLPELPNDRAVVLIVDDTPDNLALLSDTLNDAGYAVLVALDGQSALQRLARVTPDVVLLDALMPGMDGFETCKLIKADPRNRHLPVIFMTALTESEHVVHGFRVGGIDYVPKPVKPSEVVARIAAHVQRSRQQRHMDAALEIGMRAALIAAEDGTIRWQSELARERLPRYAAESAPGDGLPELLPELLPELLPELLHQWLMRWVEAGCDLQASFDTVSGRVRQSVRVIGRAEHGDWLIVLEEFDDASQTDSLAGRFSLTSREAEVLLWLSRGKTNRDISDILGMAPRTVNKHLEHVFSKLSVETRSAAAAVAMRCLTQQQK from the coding sequence ATGCATGACGATCAGCACCTTCTGCCCAGCGAGACGGCGAGCCTGCCCGAATTGCCCAATGACCGCGCAGTCGTGCTGATCGTCGACGACACGCCCGACAATCTCGCGCTGCTCTCGGATACGCTGAACGACGCTGGCTATGCGGTGCTCGTCGCGCTGGACGGCCAATCGGCGCTGCAACGACTCGCGCGCGTGACGCCCGACGTCGTACTGCTCGACGCGCTGATGCCGGGCATGGACGGCTTCGAGACTTGCAAGCTCATCAAGGCCGATCCGCGCAATCGACACCTGCCCGTGATTTTCATGACCGCGCTGACAGAAAGCGAACATGTCGTGCATGGCTTTCGTGTTGGTGGCATCGACTATGTGCCAAAACCAGTCAAGCCGAGCGAAGTGGTTGCGCGTATCGCCGCACACGTGCAACGGTCCAGGCAACAGCGGCATATGGATGCGGCATTGGAGATCGGCATGCGCGCGGCACTCATCGCTGCGGAAGACGGCACGATACGCTGGCAAAGCGAACTCGCGCGCGAGCGGCTACCCCGCTACGCAGCGGAGAGTGCGCCCGGTGATGGGCTGCCTGAGTTGCTCCCTGAGTTGCTCCCTGAGTTGCTCCCTGAGTTGCTGCATCAGTGGCTAATGCGCTGGGTCGAAGCCGGCTGCGATCTGCAGGCGAGTTTCGACACGGTGAGCGGCCGCGTGCGTCAGAGCGTACGCGTAATCGGACGCGCGGAACACGGCGACTGGCTCATCGTGCTGGAAGAGTTCGACGACGCGTCGCAAACTGATAGCCTCGCCGGACGTTTCAGCCTCACCAGCCGCGAGGCGGAAGTGTTGCTCTGGCTCTCACGCGGCAAGACGAACCGCGATATCAGCGACATTCTGGGCATGGCGCCACGCACGGTTAACAAGCATCTCGAACACGTATTCAGCAAGCTCAGTGTTGAAACGCGATCGGCAGCCGCTGCAGTTGCGATGCGTTGTCTCACGCAGCAACAGAAATGA
- the urtA gene encoding urea ABC transporter substrate-binding protein: MSHDDHNDQTMPSAMRRKLLMGLAAAPALAVPAIGWAQQYPTAKVNTTNLAVTDTEVTVGQLHSATGTMAISETGSIQAERLAIEQINGMGGILGRKIKIIQEDGASDWPTFAEKSKKLLENDHVAAVFGCWTSASRKAVLPIFERDNGLLYYPTFYEGLEQSKNVFYTGQEATQQILWGLNWANQTKKAKSFFLIGSDYIWPRTSNKIARKHIEGHLQGCKVVGEEYYPLGTTNFNSLINKIKIAKPDCIYAIIVGGSNVAFYKQLKAAGITADKQFLLTISVTEDEVLGIGGENVAGFYSAMKYFESLDNENNKKFVAAFKAKYGPKSVIGDVTQAAYLGPWLWKAAVEKAGSFDVDKVVAASPGIELKTAPEGYVKIHANHHLWSRTRIGQAQADGQFKVVAESPDLIEPNPFPKGYQ, encoded by the coding sequence ATGTCGCACGACGATCACAACGACCAGACCATGCCGTCGGCCATGCGCCGCAAACTCTTGATGGGCCTCGCCGCAGCGCCCGCGCTTGCGGTGCCGGCCATCGGCTGGGCGCAGCAATATCCGACCGCAAAGGTCAATACGACCAACCTCGCCGTGACCGATACGGAAGTGACCGTCGGTCAGCTTCACTCGGCGACCGGCACGATGGCGATCTCCGAGACGGGCTCGATTCAGGCCGAGCGTCTCGCAATCGAGCAGATCAACGGGATGGGCGGCATTCTGGGTCGCAAGATCAAGATCATTCAGGAAGACGGTGCGTCCGACTGGCCCACCTTTGCCGAGAAGTCGAAGAAGCTGCTGGAGAACGACCATGTGGCCGCCGTGTTCGGCTGCTGGACCTCGGCATCGCGCAAGGCCGTGTTGCCTATCTTCGAGCGCGACAACGGCCTCCTGTACTACCCGACCTTCTACGAAGGCCTCGAGCAGTCGAAAAACGTCTTCTATACCGGACAGGAAGCGACCCAGCAAATCCTCTGGGGCCTGAACTGGGCGAACCAGACGAAGAAGGCGAAGAGCTTCTTCCTGATTGGCTCCGACTACATCTGGCCGCGCACGTCGAACAAGATTGCGCGCAAGCACATCGAAGGGCACCTGCAGGGCTGCAAGGTCGTCGGCGAAGAGTATTACCCGCTCGGCACCACCAACTTCAATTCGCTCATCAACAAGATCAAGATCGCGAAGCCCGATTGCATCTACGCGATCATCGTCGGTGGCTCGAACGTCGCGTTCTACAAGCAGCTGAAGGCGGCGGGCATTACGGCGGACAAGCAGTTCCTGCTGACCATCTCCGTCACGGAAGACGAGGTGCTGGGTATCGGCGGCGAAAACGTCGCGGGCTTCTATTCGGCCATGAAGTACTTCGAATCGCTCGACAACGAGAACAACAAGAAATTCGTCGCGGCGTTCAAGGCGAAGTATGGGCCGAAATCTGTCATCGGTGACGTCACGCAGGCAGCGTACCTCGGGCCGTGGCTGTGGAAGGCGGCTGTCGAGAAAGCTGGCAGCTTCGACGTCGACAAGGTCGTTGCGGCTTCGCCAGGCATCGAACTGAAGACGGCGCCTGAAGGCTACGTGAAGATCCACGCGAATCACCACTTGTGGAGCCGTACGCGCATCGGCCAGGCGCAGGCGGACGGGCAGTTCAAGGTGGTCGCGGAATCGCCGGATCTGATCGAGCCGAATCCGTTCCCGAAGGGCTATCAGTAA
- the urtC gene encoding urea ABC transporter permease subunit UrtC, producing the protein MNPIADAPVDTQPPPAAGWLRRMFLHSGGYGSFIVLALLILVVFPLTLDVFRLNLMGKYLTYAFVAVGLVLAWGYGGVLSLGQGVFFGLGGYCMAMFLKLEASDPVSTKIQSTPGIPDFMDWNQLTALPLWWKPFHSLPFSLLAVLVVPGLLAFIVGFAMFKRRVGGVYFAIITQAVALILSVLIIGQQGYTGGVNGITDLRTLLGWDIRGDHAKLILYFVNAVLLLAAILFCRRVTRSKLGTLLLAMRDKEDRVRFSGYDVAMFKVFSFCLAAVLAAIGGAMFTLQVGFMSPSFVGIVPSIEMVIYAAVGGRMSLVGAVYGAILVNLGKTWFSESFPNLWLFLMAALFIGVVMAFPNGLAGLYDSHVKPWLMRRGARSTS; encoded by the coding sequence ATGAATCCAATCGCCGATGCCCCGGTCGATACGCAACCGCCGCCGGCTGCGGGCTGGCTGCGCCGCATGTTCCTGCATAGCGGCGGGTACGGCAGCTTCATCGTACTGGCGCTGCTGATCCTCGTCGTGTTTCCGCTGACGCTCGACGTGTTCCGCCTCAACCTGATGGGCAAGTACCTGACCTATGCGTTCGTCGCTGTCGGCCTCGTGCTCGCGTGGGGATACGGCGGCGTGCTGAGCCTCGGGCAGGGCGTGTTCTTCGGACTCGGCGGCTATTGCATGGCGATGTTCCTCAAGCTCGAAGCCTCCGATCCCGTCAGCACCAAGATCCAGTCGACGCCGGGCATTCCCGACTTCATGGACTGGAACCAGCTGACTGCGTTGCCGCTCTGGTGGAAACCGTTTCACTCGCTGCCGTTTTCGTTGCTCGCGGTGCTGGTGGTGCCAGGCCTGCTCGCGTTCATTGTCGGTTTCGCCATGTTCAAGCGGCGCGTGGGCGGTGTGTACTTCGCGATCATCACGCAGGCGGTGGCGCTGATCCTGTCGGTGCTGATCATCGGTCAGCAAGGCTATACGGGCGGCGTGAACGGCATCACGGATTTGCGCACGCTGCTCGGCTGGGACATTCGCGGCGATCACGCGAAGCTGATTCTCTACTTCGTCAATGCGGTGCTGTTGCTCGCGGCGATCCTCTTCTGTCGGCGGGTGACGCGCAGCAAGCTCGGTACGTTGCTGCTGGCGATGCGCGACAAGGAAGACCGCGTGCGCTTCTCCGGCTACGACGTGGCGATGTTCAAGGTCTTTTCTTTCTGCCTCGCCGCCGTGCTCGCGGCGATCGGCGGCGCGATGTTCACGTTGCAGGTGGGCTTCATGTCGCCGTCGTTCGTGGGCATCGTGCCGTCGATCGAGATGGTGATCTATGCGGCCGTCGGCGGACGCATGTCGCTGGTCGGCGCAGTGTACGGCGCGATCCTCGTCAATCTCGGCAAGACGTGGTTCTCCGAGAGTTTCCCGAACCTGTGGCTGTTCCTGATGGCGGCGCTCTTCATCGGCGTGGTGATGGCGTTCCCCAACGGGCTCGCGGGCCTCTACGACAGTCATGTGAAGCCCTGGCTCATGCGCCGTGGCGCAAGGAGCACGTCATGA
- the urtB gene encoding urea ABC transporter permease subunit UrtB has translation MSASDILNITLMQGFAGLSLFSVLLLMGLGLAVIFGQMGVINMAHGEFMTIGAYTIYMFSQLADNVWPGFRPVYFPLAIVVAFVLAFAVGWLAEWALIRHLYKRPLDTLLATWGLSLGMQQVFRSTFGPKEVSPNLPEWLMGSWSPKQGLDIPINGLFVMSLAALMTGGLLLALYRARWGLRVRATVANRQMANAAGIDTKMTDRVTFAIGCGMAGVAGAAFTAIGSTGPTSGSLYIVDSFLVVTFGGAASLLGTVASAFGIAQMQSISEFFMTGSSARVLTLLTIVIVLMLRPQGLFASKVRRA, from the coding sequence ATGTCGGCTTCGGACATTCTCAACATCACGCTGATGCAGGGTTTCGCGGGTCTTTCGCTTTTCAGCGTGTTGTTGCTGATGGGCCTTGGGCTAGCGGTGATTTTCGGCCAGATGGGCGTCATCAACATGGCGCACGGCGAATTCATGACAATCGGCGCGTACACCATCTACATGTTCTCGCAGCTCGCGGATAACGTGTGGCCCGGTTTCAGGCCGGTATATTTTCCGCTCGCGATCGTCGTCGCGTTCGTGCTGGCATTCGCAGTGGGCTGGCTCGCAGAGTGGGCGCTGATCCGTCATCTCTACAAGCGCCCGCTCGACACGCTGCTTGCGACGTGGGGCTTGAGCCTCGGCATGCAGCAGGTGTTTCGCTCGACCTTCGGCCCGAAGGAAGTCAGCCCGAATCTTCCCGAATGGCTGATGGGTTCATGGTCGCCGAAGCAGGGCCTCGACATTCCCATCAATGGTCTCTTCGTGATGTCGCTTGCTGCGTTGATGACGGGCGGCCTGTTGCTCGCGCTGTATCGCGCACGCTGGGGCCTGCGTGTGCGAGCCACGGTAGCGAACCGGCAGATGGCGAACGCGGCCGGCATCGACACGAAGATGACGGACCGCGTGACCTTCGCGATCGGTTGCGGCATGGCAGGCGTTGCCGGTGCGGCCTTCACCGCGATCGGTTCGACGGGACCGACGAGCGGCTCGCTCTACATCGTCGATTCGTTTCTGGTGGTCACCTTCGGCGGCGCGGCGAGCCTGCTTGGCACGGTAGCGTCGGCGTTCGGCATCGCGCAGATGCAATCGATCAGCGAGTTCTTCATGACGGGTTCGTCGGCGCGTGTGCTGACGCTGCTCACCATCGTGATCGTGCTGATGCTGCGGCCACAGGGCCTGTTCGCATCGAAGGTGCGCCGTGCGTGA
- a CDS encoding isocitrate lyase — MSQYQDDISAVADLKETHGSAWNAISPEYAARMRAQNKFKTGLDIAKYTARIMRADMAAYDADPSKYTQSLGCWHGFIGQQKMISIKKHFNSTDRRYLYLSGWMVAALRSEFGPLPDQSMHEKTSVSALIRELYTFLRQADARELGGLFRELDAAVGSAKAAIQEKIDNHVTHVVPIIADIDAGFGNAEATYLLAKQFIEAGACCIQIENQVSDEKQCGHQDGKVTVPHEDFLAKIRAIRYAFLELGVDDGIIVARTDSLGAGLTKQIAVTSRPGDLGDQYNAFLDCEELSADELGNGDVIIKRDGKLLRPKRLPSNLFQFRAGTGEARCVLDCVTALQNGADLLWIETEKPHIAQIGGMVSEIRKVIPNAKLVYNNSPSFNWTLNFRQQAYDAMQAEGKDVSAYDRPRLMSVEYDETELAKLADEKIRTFQADASREAGIFHHLITLPTYHTAALSTDNLAREYFGDQGMLGYVAGVQRKEIRQGIACVKHQNMSGSDIGDDHKEYFSGEAALKAAGKDNTMNQF, encoded by the coding sequence ATGAGCCAGTATCAAGACGACATCAGCGCAGTTGCCGATTTGAAAGAGACTCACGGCAGCGCGTGGAATGCAATCAGCCCGGAGTACGCCGCCCGCATGCGTGCCCAGAACAAGTTCAAAACGGGCCTGGACATCGCGAAGTACACCGCCAGGATCATGCGCGCTGACATGGCTGCCTACGATGCCGATCCGTCGAAGTACACCCAGTCGCTGGGATGCTGGCACGGCTTCATCGGCCAGCAGAAGATGATCTCCATCAAGAAGCACTTCAACAGCACCGACCGTCGCTACCTTTATCTGTCCGGCTGGATGGTGGCCGCGCTGCGCTCCGAGTTCGGCCCGCTGCCGGACCAGTCGATGCACGAAAAGACCTCGGTCAGCGCGCTCATCCGCGAGCTGTACACATTCCTTCGCCAGGCCGATGCGCGTGAACTGGGAGGCTTGTTCCGCGAGCTCGACGCGGCCGTTGGCTCTGCCAAGGCGGCCATTCAGGAAAAAATCGATAACCACGTCACGCACGTCGTGCCTATCATCGCCGACATCGACGCAGGCTTTGGCAACGCGGAAGCAACCTACCTGCTCGCCAAGCAGTTCATTGAAGCGGGCGCATGCTGCATCCAGATCGAGAACCAGGTGTCCGACGAGAAGCAGTGTGGTCACCAGGATGGCAAGGTCACGGTGCCGCACGAGGATTTCCTGGCCAAGATCCGCGCCATCCGTTACGCGTTCCTCGAACTGGGCGTGGACGACGGCATCATCGTGGCCCGCACCGATTCACTCGGTGCCGGCCTGACCAAGCAGATCGCCGTCACCAGCAGGCCAGGCGATCTGGGCGACCAGTACAACGCCTTCCTCGATTGCGAAGAATTGTCGGCCGACGAACTGGGCAATGGCGACGTCATCATCAAGCGTGACGGCAAGCTGCTGCGTCCGAAGCGCCTGCCGAGCAACCTGTTCCAGTTCCGCGCCGGCACGGGCGAAGCACGCTGCGTGCTGGATTGCGTCACCGCGTTGCAAAACGGCGCTGACCTGCTGTGGATCGAAACCGAAAAACCGCACATCGCTCAGATTGGCGGCATGGTCAGCGAGATTCGCAAAGTCATCCCGAACGCCAAGCTGGTGTACAACAACAGCCCGTCGTTCAACTGGACCCTGAACTTCCGTCAGCAGGCGTATGACGCAATGCAGGCCGAGGGCAAGGATGTGTCGGCATACGACCGCCCGCGACTGATGAGCGTGGAATACGACGAGACCGAACTGGCGAAACTCGCCGACGAGAAGATCCGTACCTTCCAGGCCGACGCATCGCGCGAAGCAGGTATCTTCCACCACCTGATTACGCTGCCGACGTACCATACCGCCGCACTGTCGACCGACAATCTGGCCAGGGAATACTTCGGCGACCAGGGCATGCTGGGTTATGTGGCCGGCGTGCAGCGCAAGGAAATCCGTCAGGGCATCGCGTGCGTCAAGCATCAGAACATGTCCGGTTCGGACATCGGTGACGACCACAAGGAGTATTTCAGCGGCGAAGCGGCGCTGAAAGCGGCGGGTAAAGACAACACCATGAACCAGTTCTGA
- a CDS encoding ATP-binding protein, translating into MHQRESPPAASDDAATQAGASRPAMGGTQRIVKIRRDYNAWVADETLEDYALRYTPRGFRRWSELRVANTAMGAVSFLALEAIGGALVVNYGFTNAVCAILAVAVLIFLTGMPISYYAARFGVDMDLLTRGAGFGYIGSTLTSLIYAVFTFVFFALEAAIMSLAVELYFGIPLSIAYVISALVIIPVVTFGITFINRLQGWTQPLWIVLLVVPYAAVLWREPHALADWFTFAGISGDDRKFNLFAFGAGCTVALSMIVQIGEQVDYLRFLPPCTSKNRVRWWIALIAAGPGWIIPGALKMLGGAFLAFLAIQHEIDPAKAVEPTQMYLVAYQYLFRSPEGALAAMTLFVIVSQIKINVTNAYAGSLAWSNFFARLTHSHPGRVVWLVFNVLIALLLVEMGVFEAISKVLALYSNVAIAWIGALVGDLVINKPLKLSPSYVEFKRAHLYDVNPVGIGAMFVASAVAALSHAGVFGPVAEALSSFIALLVAFVCAPLIALVTRGRFYLARDDSTLAPGATLRCVICENTFEREDMAHCPAYAGSICSLCCSLDSRCNDLCKPHARLTTQLGQTVRNLFPRLQLGRASLRIAQYLGLLIVGLVLLGGVMSIQWYQSVSALSDLDTMARDALLHGYLEAFFALALVGCIAAWWLVLANENRKVTQEELQRQAELLMQEIEAHRKTDAALQQASAAAESANRAKSRYVTGLSHELRTPLNSILGYAQLLLQATDELPPARREAAATIYRSGEHLLALVDGLLDVARIESGKLQLNVTEVSLPDFVTQLSAMLEPQATDKGLAFDFQTTGRIPEVVRIDEKRVRQILINLIGNAIRFTSQGRVNVRAGYAWETLTFDITDTGPGIPAAELERLFLPFERGAAAREHDHGAGLGLTICRLLTELMGGSLQVQSEVGKGTRFIVKLFASEVRAPVRFSGGQINIRGYLGKRRTVLIVDDLTEQRRIVTQTLVPLGFDVIEVGSGPQALQWLATGGADLILMDVAMPMMDGFEASRLIRDNHLSDAPILILSANAFADDREKGAAAGCDDYLAKPVHLPLLLDKMATLLELQWITEPAPLSAEASISPQAIASLPTPLLDNLRSTLEMGYMQGFIEQLDAAEHHAPELSSLLEPLRAMARRFRLSELARVLAPPQPTNPDA; encoded by the coding sequence ATGCACCAAAGGGAATCACCGCCTGCCGCCTCTGACGACGCAGCGACCCAAGCCGGGGCGTCGCGCCCGGCAATGGGCGGCACGCAACGTATCGTGAAGATTCGCCGCGACTACAACGCATGGGTCGCGGATGAAACGCTGGAGGACTACGCGCTGCGCTATACGCCGCGCGGCTTCCGGCGTTGGTCGGAACTGCGCGTCGCCAATACGGCGATGGGCGCCGTGTCCTTTCTCGCGCTCGAAGCCATCGGCGGCGCGCTCGTCGTGAACTACGGCTTCACCAACGCGGTGTGCGCGATTCTCGCGGTCGCGGTGCTGATCTTCCTGACGGGTATGCCGATCAGTTACTACGCCGCGCGTTTCGGCGTCGATATGGATCTGCTCACGCGCGGCGCGGGCTTCGGCTATATCGGCTCGACGCTGACGTCGCTGATCTATGCCGTCTTCACCTTCGTGTTCTTCGCGCTCGAAGCGGCCATCATGTCGCTCGCGGTGGAGTTGTATTTCGGCATACCGCTCTCCATCGCATATGTGATCAGTGCGCTCGTCATCATCCCCGTGGTGACGTTCGGCATCACGTTCATCAACCGCTTGCAGGGCTGGACGCAGCCGCTGTGGATCGTGCTGCTCGTCGTCCCTTACGCAGCCGTGCTATGGCGCGAACCGCACGCACTCGCCGACTGGTTCACCTTCGCCGGGATCTCGGGCGATGACCGCAAATTCAATCTGTTTGCGTTCGGCGCGGGCTGCACGGTGGCGCTGTCGATGATCGTGCAGATCGGCGAACAGGTCGACTATCTGCGTTTCCTGCCACCGTGCACGAGCAAGAACCGCGTGCGCTGGTGGATTGCGTTGATCGCGGCAGGGCCCGGCTGGATCATTCCCGGCGCACTGAAGATGCTCGGCGGTGCATTCCTCGCGTTTCTCGCCATCCAGCACGAAATCGATCCGGCAAAGGCCGTCGAGCCGACGCAGATGTACCTCGTCGCCTATCAATACCTGTTCCGTTCGCCCGAAGGTGCGCTTGCCGCGATGACCCTGTTCGTCATCGTGTCGCAGATCAAGATCAACGTGACCAACGCGTACGCCGGTTCGCTCGCGTGGTCGAATTTTTTCGCACGGCTCACACATAGTCATCCAGGGCGCGTGGTATGGCTCGTATTCAACGTGCTCATCGCGTTGCTGCTGGTCGAGATGGGCGTATTCGAAGCGATCAGCAAGGTGCTCGCGCTGTATTCGAACGTGGCGATCGCGTGGATCGGGGCGCTCGTCGGGGACCTCGTCATCAACAAGCCGCTCAAGCTCAGCCCGTCGTATGTCGAGTTCAAGCGCGCGCATCTGTACGACGTGAACCCGGTCGGCATCGGTGCGATGTTCGTCGCGTCCGCCGTCGCGGCGCTTTCGCATGCGGGCGTTTTCGGGCCGGTGGCGGAAGCGCTGTCGTCGTTCATTGCATTGCTGGTTGCGTTCGTGTGTGCGCCGCTCATTGCGCTCGTCACCCGAGGCCGCTTCTATCTGGCACGCGACGACAGCACGCTCGCGCCCGGTGCGACCCTGCGCTGCGTGATCTGCGAAAACACCTTCGAACGTGAAGACATGGCGCATTGCCCCGCCTACGCGGGTTCGATCTGTTCGCTATGTTGCTCACTCGATTCACGCTGCAACGACTTATGCAAGCCACACGCCCGCCTGACCACACAACTAGGGCAAACCGTGCGCAACCTGTTTCCGCGCTTGCAGCTCGGACGCGCGAGCTTGCGCATCGCGCAATACCTTGGCTTATTGATTGTCGGACTCGTCCTGCTCGGCGGCGTCATGTCGATCCAGTGGTATCAGAGCGTGAGCGCCCTGTCCGATCTCGACACGATGGCGCGCGACGCGCTTCTGCACGGTTATCTGGAAGCGTTCTTCGCACTCGCGCTGGTCGGCTGCATTGCTGCGTGGTGGCTGGTGCTCGCGAACGAAAATCGCAAGGTCACCCAGGAAGAACTGCAGCGCCAGGCCGAATTGCTGATGCAGGAAATCGAGGCGCACCGCAAGACCGACGCGGCGCTCCAGCAGGCAAGCGCGGCAGCCGAATCGGCGAACCGTGCGAAGAGCCGCTATGTGACGGGGCTGAGCCATGAACTGCGCACGCCGCTCAACAGCATCCTCGGCTATGCGCAACTGCTTCTGCAAGCGACCGACGAGTTGCCTCCCGCACGCCGTGAAGCGGCGGCGACCATCTATCGCAGCGGAGAACACCTGCTGGCACTCGTCGACGGCTTGCTCGATGTCGCGCGCATCGAGTCGGGCAAGCTTCAACTGAACGTCACCGAAGTGTCGCTGCCGGATTTCGTTACCCAACTCAGCGCAATGCTCGAACCACAGGCGACCGACAAGGGCCTCGCGTTCGACTTCCAGACCACGGGCCGCATTCCGGAAGTGGTTCGCATCGACGAAAAGCGCGTGCGGCAGATTCTGATCAACCTGATCGGCAATGCAATCCGTTTCACGTCGCAAGGCCGCGTGAACGTGCGCGCCGGATATGCGTGGGAAACGCTGACCTTCGATATCACCGACACCGGCCCGGGCATCCCTGCCGCCGAACTGGAACGCCTGTTCCTGCCGTTCGAACGCGGCGCGGCCGCACGCGAGCACGACCACGGCGCGGGACTTGGTCTCACCATATGCCGGCTGCTGACCGAGCTGATGGGCGGCAGCCTGCAGGTACAAAGCGAAGTAGGTAAAGGCACGCGCTTCATCGTGAAGCTGTTCGCATCGGAAGTGCGCGCACCCGTGCGGTTTTCCGGTGGTCAGATCAACATCAGGGGCTACCTGGGCAAACGGCGCACCGTGCTGATCGTCGACGACCTGACGGAGCAGCGGCGCATCGTCACGCAGACACTCGTACCACTCGGCTTCGACGTGATCGAGGTTGGGAGCGGCCCGCAAGCACTGCAATGGCTTGCGACGGGCGGTGCCGATCTCATTCTGATGGACGTGGCCATGCCGATGATGGACGGTTTCGAGGCGAGCCGGTTGATCCGTGACAATCATCTGTCGGACGCGCCGATCCTGATCCTGTCGGCAAACGCCTTCGCCGACGACCGCGAAAAAGGTGCGGCGGCCGGATGCGACGATTATCTGGCCAAGCCCGTGCATCTGCCGCTGCTGCTCGACAAGATGGCCACGCTGCTCGAATTGCAGTGGATCACAGAGCCCGCGCCGCTATCTGCCGAAGCATCCATCTCGCCACAGGCGATCGCCTCACTACCGACGCCCTTGCTCGACAATCTGCGCTCAACGCTGGAGATGGGCTATATGCAGGGCTTCATCGAACAACTGGATGCCGCCGAGCATCATGCCCCCGAGCTCTCTTCGCTCCTCGAACCACTACGTGCAATGGCGCGGCGCTTCAGGCTTTCCGAACTCGCGCGCGTGCTTGCGCCACCTCAGCCGACCAATCCCGATGCATGA